Part of the Bacillus cereus group sp. RP43 genome is shown below.
CATCATGGCGTAGATCTTGCTGAATCGGGTGATCATCCGATTTATGCAGCGGCTAGCGGGCGAGTTAGTCGTTCTTATTATTCATCCAGTTATGGTGAATGTATTATGATTGTGCATACTATTGATGGAGTTACATGGGAAACTGTATACGCCCATATGCGTAGTGGTTCTCGAACGGTTAAAGAAGGCGATTATGTTACACAAGGACAAACAATTGGAGTTATGGGGAGCACGGGGCAGGCTGACGGCCAACACTTACATTTTGAATTGCATAAAGGAGGCTGGAATGATAGTAAGAGTAATGCCGTGAATCCGTTAGACTACTTGGGAAAAGGAGACGGTGGTAGCACGACTGATCCTTCCGAAAATAAGCCAGTACAATCAAAAGGTGTTGGAATTGCTACGTCTAAATATCCAGAAGGTGCTGGTATCAATTTATATATTAGTGGTGATAAAGATGCTCATGCCACTGGCCGAATAATCGATACCAAGACTCCATATTTAATTATAGATGCTGCTTGGTATGGTGGTAATGAAAATAGGCTATGCTTAGGTTGGCAGGCATGGGTGAAGCAAGAGCACTTCGATGTACAATGGTTCTATGCTTACTCAAAATATCCGGCAGGTGCTGGTATTAACACATATAATGGACCAAATGGTGAATGGACTGGTAATGTGGATGGATCTGTTGCTTATGAAATTTATGCAAGAAAAGATGGTTATATTGCTATTGGACCAAACGCATGGGTGAAAGAAGAACATTTTAATGTAAGGTAGTATCTCGAAATCCATGAATATTAAATTAGATGAACAAAAAGCATTATATGAAGCATCATATGATGCTTTTTTTTTTGTGGTGTGGTTAATCCCTGTAAAACGGTGGTCGGAGTGTAGAGAGAAATTAACGGAAGAGAAACTGATACATAGTTGCTCTTTTTCTTTTGCAAGAAAGTGATAACAATGAATCACCTATAGAAAAGCTAGTCGTATATGCATGAAGCGATCAGGTGTACCTAG
Proteins encoded:
- a CDS encoding peptidoglycan DD-metalloendopeptidase family protein, which gives rise to MAKFIYPTNTTRVTSGFRGSRPNHHGVDLAESGDHPIYAAASGRVSRSYYSSSYGECIMIVHTIDGVTWETVYAHMRSGSRTVKEGDYVTQGQTIGVMGSTGQADGQHLHFELHKGGWNDSKSNAVNPLDYLGKGDGGSTTDPSENKPVQSKGVGIATSKYPEGAGINLYISGDKDAHATGRIIDTKTPYLIIDAAWYGGNENRLCLGWQAWVKQEHFDVQWFYAYSKYPAGAGINTYNGPNGEWTGNVDGSVAYEIYARKDGYIAIGPNAWVKEEHFNVR